From one Coffea eugenioides isolate CCC68of chromosome 11, Ceug_1.0, whole genome shotgun sequence genomic stretch:
- the LOC113752060 gene encoding serine carboxypeptidase II-2-like has product MTNLERLFAFCILLLITCSKHHLIISSCLASSDIPADKIIEQKLDQVLKLPGQNFNLSFAHYSGYITVNASAGKAFFYWFVESAEDPSSKPLALWLNGGPACSSIAFGEAEEIGPFRPTADGKSVYLNPYAWNQVANIIFVESPAGTGFSYSNTSSDLYNTGDRSTGKDNLAFILGWLERFPQYKGRDFYLLGESYGGHFVPQLSTLIIRHNKAAAEKINFKGILIGNVLIDDYHDQLGIFDFLWTVGLISDTALKMLKENCAHEPYLNASSECGNAHNFAANEIGSIDYYSVYTPKCTSSSSTTSNLLSKRWPTLLRSQSYDPCTEAHSIIYFNLPEVQQALHVRGSPVKWETCGLTVHYAWKDSARSLLNTIKELTTSGIRIWIYSGNTDAVIPITSTRYSLRALNLPTVGSYLPWYEDGQVGGWTQQYEGLTFVAVNAAGHEVPLHKPKQALTIFKAFLAGTPLATSKQFSDH; this is encoded by the exons ATGACAAACTTAGAAAGACTTTTCGCCTTTTGCATTCTTCTTTTAATCACTTGTTCTAAGCATCATCTAATTATATCTAGTTGCTTAGCAAGTTCAGATATTCCTGCAGACAAAATAATAGAGCAAAAGCTTGACCAAGTGTTGAAGCTGCCAGGCCAAAACTTCAACCTCAGCTTTGCACATTACTCTGGTTATATCACGGTCAATGCTTCAGCCGGTAAAGCTTTTTTCTACTGGTTCGTAGAGTCTGCTGAGGACCCTTCTTCGAAGCCTCTTGCTCTTTGGCTCAATGGAG GACCTGCATGCTCATCCATTGCTTTTGGGGAGGCAGAGGAAATTGGACCCTTTCGTCCTACCGCAGATGGAAAATCAGTTTACTTGAATCCTTATGCTTGGAATCAAG TTGCTAATATAATATTCGTGGAGTCTCCCGCTGGAACTGGTTTTTCATATTCAAATACTTCCTCCGATCTTTATAACACTGGAGATAGAAGTACTG GTAAGGACAACTTAGCATTTATTTTGGGATGGTTGGAACGTTTCCCTCAATACAAAGGAAGAGACTTCTATCTCTTAGGGGAGAGCTATGGAG GACATTTTGTACCACAGCTTAGCACACTTATCATACGGCATAACAAAGCAGCTGCTGAAAAGATCAATTTCAAGGGCATCCTG ATTGGAAATGTGTTGATTGATGATTACCATGACCAGTTGGGAATTTTCGATTTCTTGTGGACAGTGGGTTTGATTTCTGATACAGCACTGAAGATGCTTAAAGAAAATTGTGCCCACGAACCCTACTTGAATGCCTCATCCGAATGTGGAAATGCACATAATTTTGCTGCAAATGAGATTGGAAGTATTGATTACTACAGTGTTTATACTCCAAAATGCACTTCTTCTTCATCAACCACATCAAACTTGTTATCAAAAAGATGGCCT acACTCTTGAGGAGCCAAAGCTACGATCCATGTACAGAGGCACATTCAATTATTTACTTCAATCTCCCTGAGGTTCAACAAGCTCTTCATGTCAGAGGATCACCAGTAAAATGGGAAACTTGCGG CCTGACCGTGCATTATGCTTGGAAGGATTCCGCCAGATCTCTCTTAAACACCATAAAAGAACTCACAACTTCTGGAATTCGCATTTGGATTTACAG TGGAAATACTGATGCTGTGATCCCTATTACATCCACTCGATATAGCCTGCGAGCTCTTAATCTTCCAACTGTAGGTTCATACCTACCTTGGTATGAAGATGGCCAG GTGGGAGGATGGACTCAGCAATATGAAGGGCTAACCTTTGTTGCAGTTAACGCTGCAGGTCATGAAGTGCCTCTGCACAAGCCTAAACAAGCCCTCACAATATTCAAGGCCTTCTTAGCAGGCACACCACTAGCCACGTCTAAACAATTCAGTGACCATTAA